The Vicia villosa cultivar HV-30 ecotype Madison, WI linkage group LG1, Vvil1.0, whole genome shotgun sequence genome includes a region encoding these proteins:
- the LOC131606358 gene encoding homeobox-leucine zipper protein HAT4-like: protein MVEKEDLALSLSLNFFHKPHPLNLISSSVRGIDVNRLPSTVTEHEEEETGVSSPNSTVSSVSGKRSEREDHDVDNRGNISDDEDAETARKKLRLSKNQSAILEETFKEHSTLNPKQKLALAKQLGLRPRQVEVWFQNRRARTKLKQTEVDCEVLKRCCENLTDENRRLHKELQELRALKLSPQFYMQMTPPTTLTMCPSCERVAVPSTGVDAIAQAHHRAVHMGPWASAATPAHRMFDVFRQ, encoded by the exons ATGGTTGAAAAGGAAGACTTGGCTTTAAGTCTAAGCTTGAACTTCTTCCACAAACCTCACCCTCTCAACCTCATCTCTTCCTCAG TTCGAGGAATCGACGTGAATCGCTTACCATCCACCGTTACCGAacacgaagaagaagaaacaggAGTTTCATCTCCCAACAGCACAGTCTCAAGCGTCAGCGGAAAACGAAGCGAGAGAGAAGATCATGACGTGGACAATAGAGGAAATATCAGCGATGATGAAGACGCTGAAACCGCTAGAAAAAAACTTAGACTCTCCAAAAACCAATCCGCTattcttgaagaaactttcaaagAACACAGTACCCTTAATCCC AAGCAAAAGTTGGCACTTGCTAAACAACTTGGCCTTCGTCCAAGACAAGTTGAAGTCTGGTTTCAAAATAGAAGAGCTag GACAAAGCTGAAGCAAACGGAGGTTGATTGTGAAGTATTGAAAAGGTGTTGTGAAAATCTAACGGATGAAAATAGAAGACTACACAAGGAACTTCAAGAGCTAAGAGCACTGAAACTTTCCCCTCAATTCTATATGCAAATGACTCCACCGACTACTCTTACCATGTGCCCTTCTTGTGAGCGTGTGGCTGTTCCATCCACTGGTGTTGATGCGATCGCTCAGGCCCATCATCGGGCCGTACACATGGGCCCGTGGGCTTCTGCGGCTACTCCTGCGCATAGGATGTTTGATGTTTTTCGTCAATGA